One window of the Saccopteryx leptura isolate mSacLep1 chromosome 9, mSacLep1_pri_phased_curated, whole genome shotgun sequence genome contains the following:
- the CTU2 gene encoding cytoplasmic tRNA 2-thiolation protein 2 isoform X2, with product MCQVGEEYGETPPGGQLPPRPSRELKCVKCKEGLPIVVIRAGDAFCRDCFKAFYVHKFRAVLGKNRLIFPGEKVLLAWSGGPSSSSMVWQVLEGLSRDSAKRLRFVPGVVYIDEGAACGQSLEDRARTLVEVKQILQTVGFPWHIVALEEVFSLPPSVLRCFAQEPSDTKGAYKAAVGSFLQQQHAPAQGEEQLSQPGTQDLLSPAVPPTAAQTEALSRLFDSVKTLTAKEELLQTLRTHLLLHMARAHGYSKVMTGDSCTRLAIKLMTSLALGRGAFLAWDTGFSDERHGDVVVVRPMRDHTLKEVAFYNRLFAVPSVFLPAIDTKAPEKASIHRLMETFLFRLQAHFPSTVSTVYRTSEKLVKAPRDGSAGGPPDTHCLLCMCTLDIDTADSATAFGAQTAHLCQTQPPSPPAEAPTTPCCCTGAGRAQGCCQGSGPCGRGDIRARVIEQLCYGCRVNMKDLPSLDLLPPYILAEAQFRSQRARVLQEMQEFVVEDRDDEAQASEG from the exons GGACTGTTTCAAGGCATTCTATGTCCACAAGTTCAGAGCTGTGCTTGGGAAGAACCGGCTGATCTTTCCAGGAGAGAAG GTGCTCCTGGCATGGTCTGGGGGGCCTTCGTCCAGCTCCATGGTCTGGCAGGTCCTTGAG GGCCTGAGCCGAGATTCTGCCAAAAGACTGCGTTTTGTGCCAGGGGTTGTCTACATTGATG AGGGAGCAGCCTGTGGACAGAGCCTGGAGGACAGAGCCAGAACCCTAGTCGAGGTGAAGCAGATCCTGCAGACGGTTGGCTTCCCCTGGCACATTGTTGCCTTAGAAGAG GTGTTCAGCCTGCCACCATCTGTGCTTCGTTGCTTTGCCCAAGAGCCCTCTGATACCAAGGGTGCCTACAAGGCAGCCGTGGGCAGTTTTCTCCAGCAGCAGCATGCACCAGCCCAGGGAGAGGAGCAGCTGAGCCAGCCTGGCACCCAGGACCTCCTGAGCCCTGCTGTGCCACCCACAGCTGCCCAGACCGAGGCTCTGTCTAGACTGTTTGACTCGGTGAAGACACTGACAGCCAAGGAGGAGCTTCTGCAGACCCTGCG GACCCACTTGCTCCTACAcatggccagggcccatggttACTCCAAAGTGATGACAGGGGACAGCTGCACCCGCCTGGCCATCAAGCTCATGACTAGCCTGGCGCTGGGGAGAGGGGCCTTCCTGGCCTGGGACACG GGCTTCTCTGACGAGCGGCATGGTGATGTGGTGGTGGTGCGGCCTATGCGCGACCACACACTGAAGGAGGTGGCCTTCTACAACCGCCTGTTTGCTGTCCCGTCCGTCTTCCTGCCAGCCATTGACACCAAG GCCCCCGAAAAGGCCAGCATCCACCGGCTTATGGAAACCTTCTTGTTCAGGCTGCAGGCCCACTTTCCCTCCACAGTCAGCACCGTGTACAG GACAAGTGAGAAGCTGGTCAAGGCCCCCAGGGACGGTAGTGCTGGTGGCCCCCCAGACACCCACTGCTTGCTCTGCATGTGTACACTGGACATCGACACTGCTG ATAGTGCCACGGCTTTTGGGGCCCAGACCGCACATCTCTGCCAGACTCAGCCCCCCAGTCCACCAGCTGAGGCACCCACAACACCCTGCTGCTGTACAGGGGCGGGCAGGGCCCAGGGTTGCTGCCAGGGGTCTGGGCCCTGTGGGAG GGGAGACATCCGAGCCCGTGTCATTGAGCAGCTGTGCTACGGCTGCCGTGTGAACATGAAGGACTTG CCCTCCCTGGACCTCCTGCCGCCCTACATCCTGGCTGAGGCCCAGTTTCGAAGCCAGAG GGCCCGAGTCTTGCAGGAAATGCAGGAGTTTGTGGTGGAGGACCGTGATGATGAGGCACAGGCCAGTGAGGGCTGA
- the CTU2 gene encoding cytoplasmic tRNA 2-thiolation protein 2 isoform X1, producing MCQVGEEYGETPPGGQLPPRPSRELKCVKCKEGLPIVVIRAGDAFCRDCFKAFYVHKFRAVLGKNRLIFPGEKVLLAWSGGPSSSSMVWQVLEGLSRDSAKRLRFVPGVVYIDEGAACGQSLEDRARTLVEVKQILQTVGFPWHIVALEEVFSLPPSVLRCFAQEPSDTKGAYKAAVGSFLQQQHAPAQGEEQLSQPGTQDLLSPAVPPTAAQTEALSRLFDSVKTLTAKEELLQTLRTHLLLHMARAHGYSKVMTGDSCTRLAIKLMTSLALGRGAFLAWDTGFSDERHGDVVVVRPMRDHTLKEVAFYNRLFAVPSVFLPAIDTKAPEKASIHRLMETFLFRLQAHFPSTVSTVYRTSEKLVKAPRDGSAGGPPDTHCLLCMCTLDIDTADSATAFGAQTAHLCQTQPPSPPAEAPTTPCCCTGAGRAQGCCQGSGPCGRGDIRARVIEQLCYGCRVNMKDLLSVAALPGPPAALHPG from the exons GGACTGTTTCAAGGCATTCTATGTCCACAAGTTCAGAGCTGTGCTTGGGAAGAACCGGCTGATCTTTCCAGGAGAGAAG GTGCTCCTGGCATGGTCTGGGGGGCCTTCGTCCAGCTCCATGGTCTGGCAGGTCCTTGAG GGCCTGAGCCGAGATTCTGCCAAAAGACTGCGTTTTGTGCCAGGGGTTGTCTACATTGATG AGGGAGCAGCCTGTGGACAGAGCCTGGAGGACAGAGCCAGAACCCTAGTCGAGGTGAAGCAGATCCTGCAGACGGTTGGCTTCCCCTGGCACATTGTTGCCTTAGAAGAG GTGTTCAGCCTGCCACCATCTGTGCTTCGTTGCTTTGCCCAAGAGCCCTCTGATACCAAGGGTGCCTACAAGGCAGCCGTGGGCAGTTTTCTCCAGCAGCAGCATGCACCAGCCCAGGGAGAGGAGCAGCTGAGCCAGCCTGGCACCCAGGACCTCCTGAGCCCTGCTGTGCCACCCACAGCTGCCCAGACCGAGGCTCTGTCTAGACTGTTTGACTCGGTGAAGACACTGACAGCCAAGGAGGAGCTTCTGCAGACCCTGCG GACCCACTTGCTCCTACAcatggccagggcccatggttACTCCAAAGTGATGACAGGGGACAGCTGCACCCGCCTGGCCATCAAGCTCATGACTAGCCTGGCGCTGGGGAGAGGGGCCTTCCTGGCCTGGGACACG GGCTTCTCTGACGAGCGGCATGGTGATGTGGTGGTGGTGCGGCCTATGCGCGACCACACACTGAAGGAGGTGGCCTTCTACAACCGCCTGTTTGCTGTCCCGTCCGTCTTCCTGCCAGCCATTGACACCAAG GCCCCCGAAAAGGCCAGCATCCACCGGCTTATGGAAACCTTCTTGTTCAGGCTGCAGGCCCACTTTCCCTCCACAGTCAGCACCGTGTACAG GACAAGTGAGAAGCTGGTCAAGGCCCCCAGGGACGGTAGTGCTGGTGGCCCCCCAGACACCCACTGCTTGCTCTGCATGTGTACACTGGACATCGACACTGCTG ATAGTGCCACGGCTTTTGGGGCCCAGACCGCACATCTCTGCCAGACTCAGCCCCCCAGTCCACCAGCTGAGGCACCCACAACACCCTGCTGCTGTACAGGGGCGGGCAGGGCCCAGGGTTGCTGCCAGGGGTCTGGGCCCTGTGGGAG GGGAGACATCCGAGCCCGTGTCATTGAGCAGCTGTGCTACGGCTGCCGTGTGAACATGAAGGACTTG CTTTCTGTTGCAGCCCTCCCTGGACCTCCTGCCGCCCTACATCCTGGCTGA